DNA from Helcococcus ovis:
ATCGTGAGGGACACTGTGAGGGACATTCCCTCCACCCACCTTTTGCGTCGCTATCTTCTTTAGAGGAATAATCGTCCTGAATATATCTCCTTCCTCAAATAGCGGATTTTGTCCTGAATAAAGCTGTGTGTACTTGTAGGTATTTCTCATTCCTGAGCCTAATTCATCAGCAAGACCTATTTCTCTAAATACCTTTGATATAGCAGGGTTTTTAGGGAATGGCTCAAATTTCTGCAAGTCTAATGCTCCCATACCATGAGCCAAGTTGCTGTTTTCAACAGTAATTTTCTCATCATCAATAATCATCTTTGCAGGATACCCACTTGAATAATCCCTATGAGCCAATGTATTGGAAACTATCTCTCTAAGTATCCTATCTCTTGCATTGACATTGACAATTCCGTCCAATACAAATAAATCATTCAAATGCTTTTGCCCAAACTCAATAAGCCTGTCATAACTATCAATCAGATTTGTTATGACAACATCTCTATCATCATATCTATCCTTGTTTTCAACTCTGAATATAGCATCAGTTTTATGCTGTGGAAGAACGGACATAATAGAGTTGTCTTTTCCAAATAACAGAATAGCTGCTAATGTAATTCCCTCACGCTTTGTTTCCGGATCGGTCAGTATCAAATTGGCACTTCTAAGAAGTTCTTCATTGCTCATATTCTCCCAAACATGATTTTTATTTCGGGAAACAGCCATTTTCTTAGCTTTGTCAATGACAGAAGCATCAAGAAAATCAATATCAAGATTCGGATATACTTTATTAACAAAATAGCTTCCTTGCTTTCTTGCGTATAGCTTATATACAAGTTCGGAATGGTCTGTTATATTGATGTCTCCCTCATAAGACCTATCCCAAATTCTTCCATTATGCCTGCACACCTGATAGCCTTCTGGAACTCTGATGTAAATTACTTTTTTCTCGTCTATATCAAAGACTTCAGGAAGCAAATAAAGTGGCGGATACATCTTTTGCGGATTATTGATCGCCGTAGTAAATTCCTTAATCACTTTATCAACTTTCTCTTTACTAACACCAACAATCTCTCTTTTATCATTTACACCAAGTAAAATATGTCCACCATTTCTATTATTGAAAGAGCATACTGTATCAAAGATATCTTTGGTTAAAGCATTTTTGGATTCTTTAAACTCGACATCTATCTTCTCTCCATTTTGAATTAACTTCTTTATTTCATCTATCATCATCTGCTTTTTCACCACCTTTATTTCCCAATGTTTTCTTCAATAAAAACTTTGGAATTTTGAATTTCAACTCTATCTTTATTGACTACAAAAGTAACATAATCTCCATTTTCTAAATTCAAAAGTTCTCTAATCCTCTTTGGAATAGTAACCTGTCCTTTTGACATAACTTTAGCAGTATCCATAAATATATCTTTCATGACTAATTCCTTTCGCCCTACTTTTCCTACAAAAGATTATAGCACTTTTAAGATATTTTTTCTACTCTGAGATTAGTCCCGACTTACTTGCTATATGTCAGAACAGCTTCTTTTATCTCATTTTCAATCGCTTCTAAAAAATCCTCTTTTGAAGATTTCCCCTGAGCAATATCTGATAGCTCCATTTCCCACTTTGCAGTAGTTTCTGCCGACTTAAAATTATCAGCTACAATCGTTACAAGGCTAATTCCTTTATGTGTAGCTATAAGATTCTTCTTATCCCTTTCTATAAATCCCTTAAAAATTAGATTTTCTATAATTCCTGCCCTTGTTGCAGGTGTTCCAAGTCCTTTTCTTTCCACTTCTACACCTTTTTCTAAGGCTTCATTTCCTG
Protein-coding regions in this window:
- a CDS encoding AbrB/MazE/SpoVT family DNA-binding domain-containing protein — protein: MKDIFMDTAKVMSKGQVTIPKRIRELLNLENGDYVTFVVNKDRVEIQNSKVFIEENIGK
- a CDS encoding AlbA family DNA-binding domain-containing protein, which codes for MMIDEIKKLIQNGEKIDVEFKESKNALTKDIFDTVCSFNNRNGGHILLGVNDKREIVGVSKEKVDKVIKEFTTAINNPQKMYPPLYLLPEVFDIDEKKVIYIRVPEGYQVCRHNGRIWDRSYEGDINITDHSELVYKLYARKQGSYFVNKVYPNLDIDFLDASVIDKAKKMAVSRNKNHVWENMSNEELLRSANLILTDPETKREGITLAAILLFGKDNSIMSVLPQHKTDAIFRVENKDRYDDRDVVITNLIDSYDRLIEFGQKHLNDLFVLDGIVNVNARDRILREIVSNTLAHRDYSSGYPAKMIIDDEKITVENSNLAHGMGALDLQKFEPFPKNPAISKVFREIGLADELGSGMRNTYKYTQLYSGQNPLFEEGDIFRTIIPLKKIATQKVGGGNVPHSVPHDVPHSVPHDVPHSVPHDVPHSVPQGRDELIEFIKAQVRLNNKITRQAIAEGAGVSVKTIQRTLKEIDNLQYVGSGNNGHWELNE